A stretch of the Sulfitobacter indolifex genome encodes the following:
- a CDS encoding IS66 family transposase: MHGKFLAFDYRQHVDQMLHPEMLPFVLPLVAIQLMCLIAVMTDTALAEENARLKARFLERRRSWMRSRLRGGWKASSANCAGRSSGRDPKNSARSSSICRSRMWNWDQGVLDVPQEKARRALKGQDAAEKGAPNRNSGSWSPGTVIQAHAPEHVVRPPLSILPRRGNLHPTEDHAGPSDARHLVRRACFHPRPIAHHLKERLKGVDRIFMGETRAPVPGGRKTKTGYFWAIVGDDRGHGALILP, translated from the coding sequence ATGCACGGCAAGTTTTTGGCTTTTGATTATCGCCAACATGTGGACCAGATGCTGCATCCGGAGATGCTGCCCTTTGTTCTACCGCTGGTCGCTATCCAGCTTATGTGCTTGATCGCAGTGATGACCGACACCGCTCTGGCCGAAGAAAACGCCCGCCTGAAAGCCCGTTTCCTCGAGAGGCGGCGCTCGTGGATGCGGTCGAGGCTCAGAGGTGGCTGGAAAGCATCGTCAGCGAATTGCGCCGGGAGAAGTTCGGGCAGAGATCCGAAAAACTCGGCCCGGAGCAGTTCAATCTGCCGCTCGAGGATGTGGAACTGGGACCAGGGCGTTCTGGACGTACCGCAGGAGAAGGCGCGGCGTGCGCTGAAGGGACAAGATGCTGCTGAGAAGGGCGCCCCCAACCGCAACAGCGGGTCCTGGTCACCCGGCACGGTGATCCAAGCGCATGCGCCGGAACATGTTGTGCGGCCGCCACTTTCCATTCTACCGCGAAGAGGAAATCTGCACCCGACAGAGGATCACGCTGGACCGAGCGACGCTCGGCATCTGGTCCGGCGCGCCTGCTTTCACCCGCGCCCGATCGCCCATCACCTGAAGGAGCGCCTGAAAGGCGTGGACCGGATCTTCATGGGCGAAACCCGCGCCCCGGTTCCGGGAGGGCGAAAAACGAAGACCGGATACTTCTGGGCCATCGTTGGAGACGATCGGGGTCACGGCGCACTGATCCTCCCATAG
- a CDS encoding IS66 family transposase: MDAGPLLDPCAPTLREASGKGRPPVAEEALRQIAELYSVEKSLPARGPQTRLVVRRELADPIITAIRPWLEAQLSRIPRSSKRAEGICYTLARWPSLTRFLNDGCLEPDTNPVENQIRKIALIRKNALFVGHEGGAESWALLASLIANCKMCDVDPVSYLSDTLRVLPGSVAKFLRLVGLARAW, from the coding sequence ATGGACGCTGGTCCATTGCTGGACCCATGCGCGCCGACACTTCGTGAAGCGTCTGGAAAAGGACGGCCGCCGGTCGCCGAGGAAGCCCTGCGTCAGATCGCCGAACTCTATTCCGTTGAGAAATCCTTGCCCGCAAGGGGCCCCCAAACCCGGCTTGTCGTCCGACGGGAGCTGGCCGACCCGATCATCACCGCCATCCGCCCTTGGCTCGAGGCGCAGTTGTCGCGTATTCCGCGTTCGTCAAAGCGGGCTGAGGGCATCTGCTACACTCTTGCGCGCTGGCCCAGCTTGACACGGTTCCTGAACGACGGGTGTCTGGAACCGGACACCAACCCGGTCGAGAACCAGATCAGGAAGATTGCTCTGATTCGGAAGAACGCCCTCTTCGTTGGACACGAGGGCGGCGCAGAGAGCTGGGCATTGCTTGCCAGCCTGATCGCGAACTGCAAAATGTGCGACGTCGATCCGGTCAGTTACCTCTCCGACACGTTGCGCGTATTGCCCGGTTCTGTCGCAAAGTTTTTGCGGTTGGTTGGACTGGCTCGCGCATGGTAG
- a CDS encoding NAD-dependent epimerase/dehydratase family protein, which yields MTENKPVVVVTGAAGNIGSKLSKVLAHKHRVIGLDLPQNCEGREGLIGCDITDPGSTARAIEKLHEATANEPIASVIHLAAYFDFSGEDRPQYEAVNEEGTRNLLRALQDIEVEQFVYSGTMLVHQAGRPGERITEDTPLAPGWAYPQSKARTEEIIREEAGDIPTVFLHLAGLYDDETAVPTLSHQIARIYERSFKAHVYSGNTDAGQAFIHLDDMLELFVRVVNRRTELQAGEIILAGEPDTVSYDALQERIGELIHGEDTWRTFVLPAPVAKLGAKLETESEPVVPDTLDQGEKPFIRPFMIDMASDQYALDISKARHLLDWEPERRIMDRLPTLIKALKDNPLGWYRANGITPPPWLEAASERVNDPEALRARHETEYRDQHRANLWGGWANAGLGLWLLTSPPLLGVEDPGMIVSDVIAGLLLFAFGMLSLSWQMPWARFGAAVLGCWIMFAPLVFWTDNGAAYLNGTLVGMLAVAFALCLLPVPGVSPVAAQTGPTIPKGWDYSPSDWFQRLPVIMLAVVGLLVSRYLTAYQLESIGGVWEPFFSGTLEGKNGTEQIITSSVSEAWPVPDAGIGALTYALEIIVGTIGSARRWRTMPWLVVLFGIMIVPLGAVSIFFIVIQPIVIGTYSTLALIAAAAMVWQIPYSLDELVATYQFLRRRHRAGQPWLRVFFTGDTDEGSDARTLDDFERSPQVIVKDMVSGGMTFPWTLMASLALGLVLMLSPLLFGWDSGTAATNHVVGALVITVTVAALAPVARLGRFLNVLMGIVLLFAPLVVGASWEALLFSALVGIALIALSIPRGTVRSTYGTWDRFIR from the coding sequence ATGACAGAGAACAAACCAGTTGTAGTTGTTACCGGCGCAGCAGGTAACATCGGCAGCAAGCTTAGCAAGGTTCTTGCGCACAAGCATCGAGTGATCGGCCTCGACCTTCCGCAGAACTGCGAAGGGCGGGAAGGATTGATCGGCTGCGACATCACTGATCCGGGATCGACTGCGCGGGCCATAGAGAAACTGCACGAGGCAACAGCTAACGAACCTATTGCATCAGTCATCCATCTGGCTGCCTATTTCGATTTCAGCGGCGAAGATCGCCCGCAATACGAGGCGGTTAACGAGGAAGGAACGCGCAACCTGCTGCGCGCCCTGCAAGATATCGAGGTTGAACAATTCGTCTATTCGGGAACCATGCTTGTACATCAGGCGGGACGCCCGGGTGAACGGATCACCGAGGATACACCGTTGGCCCCCGGATGGGCCTATCCGCAGTCAAAGGCCCGCACCGAAGAGATTATCCGCGAAGAAGCAGGCGATATACCCACCGTCTTTCTACATCTGGCCGGGCTCTATGACGACGAGACCGCAGTACCTACGCTGAGCCACCAGATCGCCCGCATCTATGAGCGCAGCTTCAAGGCGCATGTTTATTCCGGCAATACCGATGCCGGACAGGCATTCATTCATCTCGATGACATGTTGGAGCTTTTCGTTCGCGTGGTGAACCGCCGCACCGAGCTGCAAGCCGGAGAGATAATTCTCGCGGGTGAGCCAGATACGGTGAGCTATGACGCGCTACAAGAACGCATTGGGGAATTGATCCACGGTGAAGACACTTGGAGAACGTTTGTCCTGCCGGCTCCCGTGGCTAAGTTGGGCGCGAAACTTGAAACAGAGTCCGAGCCGGTGGTGCCCGATACCCTTGATCAAGGGGAAAAGCCATTCATCCGACCCTTCATGATCGACATGGCGAGCGATCAATACGCGCTCGACATCTCAAAAGCGCGTCATTTGCTGGACTGGGAGCCGGAACGGCGCATCATGGACCGGCTGCCGACGCTGATCAAGGCATTGAAGGATAACCCTTTGGGTTGGTACCGCGCAAATGGCATCACGCCGCCGCCCTGGCTTGAAGCGGCAAGCGAGCGGGTAAATGACCCTGAAGCGTTGCGCGCGCGGCATGAGACGGAATATCGCGATCAACACCGGGCTAACCTTTGGGGCGGCTGGGCTAACGCTGGCCTTGGTCTGTGGTTGCTGACATCTCCACCTTTGTTGGGCGTAGAGGACCCCGGTATGATCGTCAGCGACGTGATCGCTGGGTTGCTGCTGTTTGCCTTTGGTATGCTATCGCTGTCCTGGCAGATGCCTTGGGCCCGGTTTGGTGCCGCAGTTCTGGGCTGTTGGATCATGTTTGCGCCGCTGGTCTTCTGGACGGACAATGGCGCCGCTTATCTGAATGGCACCCTCGTCGGCATGCTCGCCGTGGCCTTCGCGCTATGCCTGTTGCCGGTGCCAGGGGTTTCGCCAGTGGCCGCACAAACCGGGCCGACAATTCCCAAGGGCTGGGATTACTCTCCATCTGACTGGTTCCAACGCCTTCCGGTCATCATGTTGGCGGTCGTCGGCCTCCTCGTCTCCCGTTATCTCACAGCCTATCAACTCGAATCCATTGGCGGTGTTTGGGAACCGTTTTTTAGCGGCACCTTGGAAGGGAAGAACGGAACCGAACAGATCATCACCTCATCCGTTTCCGAAGCTTGGCCGGTGCCAGACGCTGGTATCGGTGCGCTGACCTATGCATTGGAAATCATCGTTGGTACAATAGGTTCGGCGCGGCGGTGGCGCACGATGCCATGGCTCGTGGTGCTGTTCGGCATTATGATCGTGCCGCTGGGCGCAGTGTCGATCTTTTTCATCGTGATCCAGCCTATTGTGATCGGAACCTACTCAACACTAGCCCTGATTGCCGCCGCCGCGATGGTCTGGCAGATCCCCTATTCGCTGGACGAACTGGTCGCGACCTACCAGTTCCTGCGACGGCGTCACAGGGCTGGCCAGCCTTGGTTGCGGGTGTTTTTCACAGGCGACACCGATGAAGGCTCCGACGCCCGCACGCTGGACGATTTCGAACGCAGCCCCCAAGTGATCGTAAAAGACATGGTTTCAGGCGGGATGACCTTTCCCTGGACGCTTATGGCATCACTCGCGCTCGGCCTCGTGCTGATGCTGTCGCCGCTGCTTTTCGGATGGGACAGCGGGACCGCCGCGACGAACCATGTCGTGGGCGCACTGGTCATCACCGTGACCGTGGCCGCACTCGCGCCAGTGGCTCGGCTGGGACGTTTTCTAAACGTGCTGATGGGAATAGTCCTGCTTTTTGCGCCTCTGGTCGTCGGAGCCAGCTGGGAGGCCCTGTTGTTTTCCGCGCTTGTGGGTATTGCGTTGATCGCGCTCAGCATCCCGCGCGGCACGGTCAGAAGTACTTACGGAACTTGGGACAGGTTCATTAGGTAG
- a CDS encoding SLC13 family permease, giving the protein MIDAVGFNAAYLALGILVLLFVVLTLEKFPPEVTASGAAALYIVLGLVPHDGVMNVFSNPAPITIGAMFIVSGALVRTGVLDALANLVINRAQDRPLLAVVVFLISAVAASAFMNNTPVVLVLIPVVIRLANNLQLAPTRLLIPLSYMAILGGTCTLIGTSTNIIVDGIARKNGMEPFSIFEIAPVGLTATLVGSVSLLILGRWLLPHRKADIAAGGDRETRYLSEITVLESYPHVDAPLAKIADFGRDGVQVKGVKRAGKIKRSDLEDYVLQKGDVVIVVTTTSELLTFVEKAGLRAGMQRTSDPDPDEVLLTAEAIVTPKRRSVGRSIADLALGRKAGVRVLGAFRHGHIAGPDLSSVRLRAADKLLLEGPADGFRSLAEVGDVASITQPSGRAFRRKQAPVAIIALLGIVVLAALNVMPIGILALVAVAGILLLRCIDSDEAWQSVDGSILVLIFAMLIIGTGLEHTGAVQLIVDMLTPLLSGLPPFLTLLAVYFVASILTESVTNNAVAVVFTPIVIALAPELGVDARPLAVAVMVAASASFATPIGYQTNTLVYGAGNYRFTDFLKIGIPMNVIVGLTSSFAISIFFPL; this is encoded by the coding sequence ATGATCGACGCTGTCGGCTTCAATGCCGCTTATCTGGCGCTTGGGATCCTAGTGCTTCTCTTTGTTGTGCTCACGTTGGAGAAATTCCCGCCCGAGGTCACTGCGTCGGGAGCGGCGGCCCTATATATCGTGCTGGGACTGGTGCCTCACGATGGGGTGATGAACGTCTTTTCAAACCCGGCCCCCATCACGATCGGGGCCATGTTCATCGTTTCGGGCGCGCTGGTGCGCACCGGCGTTTTGGATGCGTTGGCAAATCTGGTGATCAATCGCGCACAAGATCGCCCCCTGCTGGCCGTGGTGGTGTTCTTGATTTCGGCGGTCGCCGCCTCAGCCTTCATGAACAACACGCCGGTCGTACTGGTTCTCATTCCGGTGGTCATTCGGCTGGCAAACAATTTGCAACTGGCCCCGACGCGGCTGTTGATTCCGCTCTCTTACATGGCGATCCTTGGCGGTACCTGCACGCTGATCGGAACGTCCACAAATATCATTGTCGATGGCATCGCGCGCAAAAACGGGATGGAACCGTTTTCGATCTTCGAGATCGCGCCCGTCGGGCTGACAGCCACGCTGGTCGGAAGCGTATCCCTACTAATTCTCGGACGTTGGCTGCTGCCCCACCGCAAAGCGGATATCGCCGCCGGCGGCGATCGAGAAACCCGGTACCTGTCTGAAATCACGGTTCTTGAATCCTACCCACATGTCGATGCCCCTCTGGCCAAGATCGCCGATTTTGGCCGTGATGGCGTGCAAGTCAAAGGTGTGAAGCGTGCCGGCAAGATCAAAAGGAGCGATCTGGAAGATTATGTTCTGCAAAAGGGGGATGTGGTGATCGTTGTGACCACCACATCCGAGCTGTTAACCTTCGTCGAGAAAGCGGGGCTGCGAGCCGGAATGCAACGCACATCGGATCCCGATCCCGATGAAGTGCTATTAACGGCCGAAGCCATTGTAACTCCAAAACGCCGCTCTGTTGGAAGGAGCATTGCCGATCTGGCGCTTGGGCGCAAAGCAGGCGTGCGTGTTTTGGGTGCGTTCCGGCATGGGCATATTGCTGGGCCCGATCTCTCAAGCGTGCGCCTGCGCGCTGCCGACAAGCTGCTGCTGGAAGGACCCGCCGACGGCTTCCGGTCGCTGGCCGAGGTCGGCGACGTGGCATCGATTACCCAGCCATCAGGTCGTGCATTTCGCCGCAAGCAAGCACCGGTCGCTATTATCGCGCTGCTTGGGATTGTGGTCCTCGCGGCGCTGAATGTCATGCCTATCGGTATTCTGGCGCTGGTCGCCGTGGCCGGGATCCTGCTGCTGCGCTGCATCGACAGCGACGAGGCGTGGCAATCTGTCGACGGCTCGATCCTTGTGCTGATCTTTGCGATGCTGATCATCGGGACAGGGCTGGAACACACGGGAGCGGTCCAGCTGATCGTCGATATGCTTACCCCGCTACTGTCCGGGCTGCCGCCTTTCTTGACGCTATTGGCGGTTTACTTCGTGGCCTCCATTCTAACCGAGAGCGTCACCAACAATGCTGTGGCCGTGGTGTTCACACCCATTGTCATTGCGCTAGCGCCGGAACTGGGCGTCGATGCGCGCCCGCTTGCCGTGGCCGTAATGGTCGCCGCGAGCGCCAGCTTTGCAACGCCTATCGGATATCAGACGAACACACTGGTATATGGCGCCGGAAACTACCGGTTCACGGATTTTCTCAAGATAGGCATTCCGATGAACGTCATCGTAGGGCTGACCTCGTCCTTCGCGATCAGCATCTTCTTTCCTCTTTGA
- a CDS encoding Crp/Fnr family transcriptional regulator: MPKAFSCPFNHSNLIATLSEAGRALVEPHLTPVKMGVGMTLEKPGEPIELVYFLKSGVGSTVAFSKNGRRIETGLFGYDGMSGTAAVLQTGHASHKTFMQVAGEGMVIEPSRLQDLMEQSPSFQDHLLRYVQAMMTQTSQTALSNGQAKLEERLARWLLMCHDRISGNEMDLTHEFLSIMLGVRRAGVTVGTHILEGKGLIRAKRGKIILLDREGLEAEAQDSYGTPEAEYTRLIGFHPTNSETSRAGV, encoded by the coding sequence ATGCCCAAAGCCTTTTCCTGCCCATTCAATCACTCCAATCTCATTGCCACCCTATCCGAGGCGGGTCGTGCTCTAGTCGAGCCGCACCTGACGCCGGTAAAAATGGGCGTGGGCATGACGTTGGAGAAACCCGGCGAACCTATCGAACTCGTCTATTTCCTGAAATCTGGTGTGGGATCGACGGTAGCCTTCAGCAAAAACGGGCGGCGCATCGAAACGGGGCTTTTCGGCTATGATGGCATGTCGGGAACCGCAGCGGTACTGCAAACCGGGCATGCCTCCCATAAGACTTTCATGCAGGTCGCCGGGGAAGGCATGGTGATTGAACCTAGCAGGCTGCAGGACCTGATGGAGCAAAGCCCCTCATTTCAAGACCATCTGCTGCGATACGTGCAGGCGATGATGACGCAGACTTCGCAAACTGCACTGTCGAACGGGCAGGCCAAACTGGAAGAGCGGCTCGCACGGTGGCTGCTGATGTGTCACGATCGGATCAGCGGCAACGAGATGGACCTGACCCACGAATTTCTATCGATTATGCTGGGTGTACGACGCGCTGGCGTGACGGTCGGAACTCATATACTTGAGGGCAAGGGACTTATCCGGGCCAAACGTGGAAAGATTATCCTTCTTGATCGCGAAGGCCTGGAAGCCGAAGCGCAGGATTCTTACGGCACGCCGGAAGCAGAATATACGCGTCTAATCGGGTTTCACCCGACCAATTCCGAAACGTCAAGAGCCGGGGTTTAA
- a CDS encoding complex I NDUFA9 subunit family protein, translated as MQGCKLITVFGGTGFLGSRVVRHLLRDGHRVRIAARHPTSDPELSDSGRAETARADLFKPKTLSAALNGADGVVNATSLYVEKGDLTYHAVHVDAAARLATLANRAGIRSFVQLSGIGSDPDAENSYIRARGRGETAVQAALPSATVIRPAVMFGDSDALLGTIQAVARSLPVYPLFGAGGTLLQPAWAQDVARAIGKLLVSDSGAPCYELVGADTLTYCELVEEVARASGLRTHPIPVPFPIWKRLATIAERLPGAPLTRAQVALMQIDNVASGALPGLADLSITPKGIIGYLHERQESNCQTSKR; from the coding sequence ATGCAAGGATGCAAGCTCATCACAGTCTTTGGTGGCACCGGCTTTCTTGGCAGTCGTGTAGTCCGGCATCTCTTAAGGGATGGCCACCGGGTTCGGATAGCTGCACGTCATCCGACCAGCGACCCAGAACTATCGGATAGCGGTCGGGCCGAGACGGCCCGAGCGGATCTGTTCAAACCCAAGACTCTTTCCGCAGCGCTGAACGGTGCCGATGGCGTGGTCAACGCCACCAGCCTTTATGTCGAAAAGGGTGATCTAACCTATCACGCTGTGCATGTGGATGCTGCCGCGCGGCTCGCCACGCTAGCAAACCGCGCGGGGATACGCAGCTTCGTGCAGTTGTCCGGGATTGGCTCGGACCCCGATGCCGAGAACAGCTACATTCGTGCCCGCGGACGAGGCGAGACAGCCGTGCAAGCGGCGCTGCCAAGCGCAACAGTTATTCGGCCTGCCGTCATGTTCGGTGACAGCGACGCACTGCTGGGCACAATACAGGCCGTAGCGCGGTCACTGCCGGTCTACCCCCTGTTCGGGGCGGGCGGCACACTGCTGCAACCGGCCTGGGCGCAGGATGTCGCCCGGGCCATTGGAAAGCTGCTTGTGTCCGATAGCGGTGCGCCCTGCTACGAATTGGTAGGTGCAGACACGCTTACCTACTGCGAACTGGTGGAAGAGGTCGCCCGCGCGTCGGGGCTGCGCACCCACCCCATACCAGTCCCGTTCCCAATCTGGAAGCGACTAGCCACTATCGCCGAACGGCTGCCCGGCGCCCCGTTGACCCGCGCGCAGGTTGCACTGATGCAGATCGATAATGTGGCGTCGGGAGCTTTGCCAGGACTCGCCGATCTCAGCATTACGCCGAAAGGCATCATCGGTTATCTTCATGAGCGGCAAGAAAGCAATTGCCAGACCTCGAAACGGTAG
- a CDS encoding PRC-barrel domain-containing protein, with the protein MTRMKSAYFMVAALVLAGPLFAQQSAIDDAAVVSLSDWRYDDLYTNGVSAKDLIDRDVYGQTGDEIGDVEDILIGSDGQVHSIVAEVGGFWDIGDTHVSIPLNKVDMSNGRIIVPITEDTVGDYGFWNDEAVQTGAVESDIVEGVDDEPIPRAWRASELIGDYARLRNGDGYDDYGYVSDLILRDNKVAAVVVQPRAGYGPGYRAYPYYGYSSGWDAGSSNYDMPYTEDDIRDTEPLDYNRFDNSVQQ; encoded by the coding sequence ATGACTCGGATGAAATCAGCGTACTTTATGGTTGCAGCTTTGGTTCTCGCAGGGCCGCTTTTCGCTCAGCAGAGCGCTATTGATGATGCGGCGGTCGTTTCGCTTAGTGATTGGCGCTATGATGATCTCTATACAAACGGCGTAAGTGCTAAGGACTTAATTGATAGAGATGTTTACGGACAGACCGGTGACGAAATCGGCGACGTTGAGGATATCCTGATTGGATCGGATGGCCAGGTTCATTCTATCGTCGCAGAAGTCGGTGGCTTCTGGGATATTGGTGATACGCATGTCAGCATTCCCCTCAACAAGGTGGACATGTCAAATGGTCGGATCATCGTTCCCATCACTGAGGATACCGTCGGCGACTACGGTTTCTGGAACGACGAAGCTGTCCAAACCGGTGCGGTCGAATCCGACATCGTAGAAGGCGTTGATGATGAGCCGATCCCACGTGCTTGGAGAGCGTCCGAATTAATCGGGGACTATGCTCGGCTTCGGAATGGTGATGGCTATGACGATTACGGATATGTCAGCGACCTTATCCTGCGAGATAACAAGGTAGCGGCCGTGGTCGTTCAACCTCGCGCAGGATATGGGCCGGGATACCGTGCTTATCCCTATTATGGCTACAGTTCAGGTTGGGATGCTGGCAGTTCCAATTACGACATGCCTTATACCGAAGATGATATCCGCGACACGGAGCCTCTCGACTATAATCGCTTCGACAACTCAGTTCAGCAATAA
- a CDS encoding cytochrome b6-f complex subunit PetN — protein MRRGRYASMLRFALSIAITIWGRYWPRKFLAG, from the coding sequence CTGCGGCGTGGACGCTACGCCAGCATGCTCCGCTTCGCCCTCTCCATCGCCATCACGATTTGGGGAAGGTACTGGCCCAGAAAGTTCCTCGCTGGGTAG
- a CDS encoding endonuclease/exonuclease/phosphatase family protein, translating into MHEQYRHNPRQSHQPHIFALQEVDSRRRTSSTSEAFDFLSEELGGNTHATRLIRAVDGDYGHAVISCWPIEAARFHDISYKRREHRVAIETVVNTPHGPLQIVAAHLGLSLRERRQQAEKLVEIVRKGNECSVLMCDLNDWDCWRCGAADTGQTIPGAQPHEDVPCVPTHSPAGPPILPAQVDTAPMLDRSYSPACFRPSSGCC; encoded by the coding sequence GTGCATGAACAGTATCGCCATAATCCTCGGCAAAGCCATCAGCCGCACATTTTTGCACTGCAGGAAGTAGACTCGCGTCGCCGGACATCGTCCACATCCGAGGCGTTTGACTTTCTAAGCGAGGAACTTGGCGGCAACACCCATGCAACCCGCCTGATCCGGGCTGTGGACGGAGACTATGGCCATGCGGTGATAAGTTGCTGGCCGATAGAAGCCGCACGCTTTCATGACATCTCCTACAAGCGGCGCGAACATCGAGTTGCGATCGAAACAGTGGTGAATACGCCCCATGGTCCGCTGCAGATTGTGGCAGCACATCTTGGTTTGAGCCTTCGTGAAAGACGCCAACAAGCTGAAAAGCTTGTGGAGATCGTCCGGAAGGGTAATGAGTGTTCGGTGCTGATGTGCGATCTGAACGATTGGGATTGCTGGAGGTGCGGTGCGGCGGATACTGGACAGACAATTCCCGGGGCACAGCCACATGAAGACGTTCCCTGCGTCCCGACCCATTCCCCCGCTGGACCGCCTATATTGCCGGCCCAAGTCGATACTGCACCGATGCTGGACAGATCGTACAGCCCGGCTTGCTTCCGACCATCTTCCGGTTGTTGCTGA
- a CDS encoding response regulator has product MSKIRVLLAEEDVLVATDLASELENSGMTVLAKASSSVSALKVIDESSLDFALLNVELQDGTSYPVAKRLKALEIPFVFFTSFEKSEIDLEFHDVPRLAKPQDARFVADFVAGLMKTLAQTPTHPAKRKEASTGV; this is encoded by the coding sequence ATGAGTAAAATCCGCGTTCTGTTAGCGGAGGAAGATGTTCTGGTCGCTACGGACTTGGCTTCTGAGCTAGAGAATTCAGGAATGACCGTATTGGCAAAAGCCAGCTCTTCTGTCAGCGCTCTGAAAGTGATCGACGAAAGCTCTCTCGATTTTGCTTTGTTGAATGTCGAACTGCAGGATGGCACCAGCTATCCGGTTGCCAAACGGCTCAAAGCCCTCGAAATTCCGTTCGTTTTCTTCACCAGTTTCGAAAAATCTGAAATCGACCTGGAATTTCACGACGTTCCACGCTTAGCAAAGCCGCAGGATGCCAGATTTGTTGCCGATTTTGTTGCAGGGCTTATGAAAACCTTGGCCCAGACTCCTACCCATCCCGCAAAACGAAAGGAAGCGAGCACTGGGGTTTAA
- a CDS encoding sodium:calcium antiporter, translating into MVPFNDLPLVVVVVIFCIAAGAVWFAGMRLSRYADGIAREFGVGQAVLGVILLGGVTSLPEIAVTGTAAISGNAALAVNNLLGGFTMQVTVLALADMAIRRNALTATVPDPIVLLQGVLGIILIAATITGIGVGDVSFAGAGLWTWGIAALFVYAVRMVARTQDNPGWEVIGEPPSPDIDVKDPKDDLSRLQLMGATAAVALAILTMGYLLATSGEVLAERTGLGDSFFGAVFIAISTSLPEISTVLAAVKLGRHVMAVSDIFGTNLFDIGVIFLVDLFYPGGAVLNEVGMFSIVAGLTGIAVTAVYVVGLIERRDPALFGIGLDSYAVTIIYIGGIALLFTMR; encoded by the coding sequence ATGGTTCCATTCAATGATCTCCCTCTAGTTGTTGTTGTCGTAATATTCTGCATCGCAGCGGGGGCCGTTTGGTTCGCGGGCATGCGTTTGTCACGCTATGCAGACGGGATCGCGCGTGAATTCGGGGTTGGGCAGGCGGTGCTGGGGGTGATCCTGCTGGGCGGGGTCACTTCATTGCCGGAAATCGCCGTGACCGGTACGGCGGCGATCAGCGGCAATGCGGCGCTGGCGGTCAACAACCTGTTAGGCGGGTTCACGATGCAGGTCACGGTGCTGGCGTTGGCCGATATGGCAATCCGTCGCAACGCCCTCACTGCGACCGTGCCCGACCCTATCGTACTCCTCCAAGGCGTGCTGGGCATCATCCTCATTGCTGCGACGATCACTGGCATCGGCGTGGGCGATGTTTCCTTCGCCGGGGCAGGCCTCTGGACATGGGGCATTGCCGCTCTTTTCGTCTATGCGGTGCGTATGGTTGCCCGCACGCAGGACAACCCTGGCTGGGAAGTGATCGGTGAACCGCCCTCTCCCGATATTGACGTGAAAGACCCCAAAGACGACCTTTCACGTCTACAACTGATGGGTGCGACGGCGGCAGTAGCTCTGGCGATTCTGACCATGGGATATCTTCTGGCCACCAGCGGCGAAGTGCTGGCTGAACGCACGGGGCTAGGCGACAGCTTTTTCGGCGCAGTATTCATCGCCATTTCGACATCCTTGCCGGAAATCAGCACCGTGCTCGCTGCGGTCAAACTAGGCCGCCACGTGATGGCAGTGTCGGATATCTTCGGCACCAACTTGTTCGACATTGGCGTGATATTCTTAGTTGATCTGTTCTATCCGGGCGGCGCGGTCCTAAACGAGGTTGGAATGTTCTCAATTGTCGCTGGACTGACTGGCATTGCGGTCACAGCCGTCTATGTGGTCGGCCTAATCGAGCGGCGCGACCCTGCTCTTTTTGGGATTGGACTCGATTCCTATGCGGTTACCATTATCTATATCGGAGGAATCGCGCTGTTGTTCACGATGCGATGA